Part of the Methylomonas rapida genome is shown below.
GTCTTCCACCATCAATACGGTACGCCGCGGGGTATTCGCGGCGGCTTGTTCCAGCATGGTGCGAATGGCGGCCGCTATGCTGTCTTTCGTGACGGGTTTTTTCAAGAAACCCAAGGCGCCCAGTGTTTTGGCTTCCCCAGTATCTTGAGCGCCGGACATGATGAATACCGGAATATCGGCCGTGCTGGGTTCCGCCTTGAGCCGGCGCAGCACTTCCATGCCATGCATGCCGGGAAGTCCCAGATCAAGCAACAAGCCAGCGGGCCGGGTGTGTTGGATGAATTCCAGCGCTTTCTCGCCCGATTCCACCGTCGCCACGGGAAAGCCCAGCGTGTCGATCAAGCGCTGTAAAATCGAAACCAAGCGGCTGTCGTCCTCGACCACCAAAACCGGAGCGCCGGTTCTGCGAGGCATGCCGATGATCGGTTTGGGTTTTTCCGTGGCTTTGACGGGCTTGACGCCCTGTTCGGTGGTGTGCATAAGCGGAATTTTGACGCTAAAGGTGCTGCCGCGCCCCGGTGCGCTGACGACGCCGATGCTGCCGCCCATGAGTTCGGTCAAGCGTTTGCTGATTGCCAATCCCAATCCCGAGCCGCCGTATTTTCGGCTGGTGCCGCCATCGACTTGTTGAAACACGCCAAAGATGCTTTCCAGCTTGTCGTCCGGGATACCAATGCCGGTATCGGTGATGTCGAATCGCAGATGATCGGCTTCGCCGCGCGCGGCAATTTTTACCTGACCGCTGTCGGTGAATTTGATCGCATTGGACAACAGATTGGTGAGTACCTGCGTGATGCGTTGTCTATCGCCATGAATGGCTTCCGGCGCGGTGGTATCGACTTCGATGTCAAAGCCGATGTTTTTCCTTTCCGCCAACGGCATGAAGGTGCGGCGCAAATAGGCCATGACTTCATCGAGCGGAAAATCCTCGCTGAAGAGCTCAAAACGGCCGGCTTCGATCTTGGACAGGTCGAGAATGTCGTTGATCAATGTCAACAGATGGGTGCCGCTTTCGCTGATGACGGCGGCCGATTCGACCTGGTCGTCCGTCAGATTGCCTTCATCGTTTTCAGACAGGTTCTTCGCCAGAATCAGGATGCTGTTCAAAGGCGTGCGCAGTTCATGCGACATGTTGGCCAGAAAATCGGATTTATATTGATTGGCCAGACCCAGTTCCCGCGCCTTGGCTTCGGCTTCCTGACGCGCCTGTTCCAGTTCACGCCGCTGCGCTTCCAGCAATTGATTCTTGTGCTGCATTTCTTCTTGCTGTGCGCGTAACTCCTCCTGATTGGCGCGAAATTCCTCGTTTTGGGCTTTCAGTTCCTCGGTCATCGCCTTCATTTCTTCGTTGTTTTGGCGCAGCGCTTCCTGTTGCTGTTTTACTTCGGTGACGTCGCGGGCCGCCGCGAAGACGCCGGCCACCTTGCCATTGGCATCGTAATAGACGCTGGCGTTGTACAACACGTCGGTAACCTTGCCGGACATATGGCGAATCGCCAAGGGGTAATCGGTGACCAGGCCTTGCGAAAACACCTGTTGATACCCGATACGTGCTTGCTCCGGTTCGGTAAAGTAATTGCAAAAATCACTGCCGATTAAATGTTCGCGCGTGACGCCGGTAACTTTTTCGGTGGCGCTGTTCACATCCATGATGCGGCCTTCCGCGCTGATCGTCACCAATGGATCGAGACAGGCTTCCAGCAGGCTGCGGGCATAGCGCGACGCTTCCTCGATGCGTTGGCGCTGGGCCTTCATTTCTTCATTGTTTTTTCGTAAGGCTTCTTGTTGTTGCTTGACTTCGGTGACGTCGCGAGCCGCCGCGAATACGCCGGCGACCTTGCCATCGGCATCGTAATAGACGCTGGCGTTGTAGAGTACATCGGTGATCTTGCCGGATGCGTGCCGCAGCGCCAGTGGGTAATCGAGGACAGAACCTTCGGAAAAGGCCTGCTGATAGCCTTTGCGGGCTTGATCCGGTTCGGTGAAATAATTGCAAAAGTCGCTGCCGATCAATTGTTCGCGGCTGACCCCGGTGACTTTTTCGGTGGCGCTGTTGACATCCATGATGCGGCCTTCGGTGCTGATCGTCACCAGGGGATCGAGCGCTGCTTCGATCAGGCTGCGGGCGTAACGGGAGGCTTTCTCGATACGTTGTCGTTGTTCGGCCATGACCTCGGCTTGTTGCCGGGTTTCATTCAACAGCGCCAAATTGTGTTCGGCGGCCTGCAGATTGGCCAGATGCAGGCCCAAGCCATTGGCGGCGGCGGTCAAAAATTCGTGCTGGTAGGGCGTCAAGCTGTGCAGGGTTGCTAATTCCAGCACCCCCAGCACCTCCTCTTTATGCGGGATGGGATACAGCACCAGTTCGTGGGGACTGAATTCGCCGAGGCCTGCGCTGATCACCGCAAGCCCTTCCGGGACCGGCGACAGAATCACCGGTTGGCGATCGCGCGCGCATTGCCCGACCAGTCCCGTGCCCAGCGCAAAATGATCTTCCACCTGGCTGCGGCGGGCCAGTCCATGGATGCCGACCCGGCTATAGACTTTCTCGGCGTTGCGAAAATACAAGGCCGCGACCGGGATTTCCAGGCTGTCGCACAAATATTTCAGGATCGCCTCCGGGACGTCCTTCATCGAAAACTGGCTGGATACCAGATTGGTCAATCCGGCCAGATGTTCGTTCAGCCAATGGCTGCGCTCGATTTGCAGCGACATCTGCCGAAAACCCTCGGCGGCCTGAGCCATGCTGCCGATTTCGTCACGCCTGTCCAGGCCGGGTACTTGCGCTTCCTCGCCATGAGCCAATTTGGACAGGGCGCCTTGAATCGCGACGATGGGACGGGCGACGGCGCGCGCGCCCCACGCGCTGAACAAGGCCGCCAAAATAGCCAGCAGGCCACCCACGAACATCAATACCCGGCTTTGTATCGTCAATCCGTGCAAGGCTTCCGCCTGATCGGTTTTGACCATGACCCCCCACAGGGCTTTTTCACCCAACGCGTTGGGAAAGGGGGATACGGCTTTATAAAGTACGTACGATGGTACGCCGCGATAGTCCGGGGTCAATATCGTGCCTTCTTCGCCCAGCACGACATGGCGAACGGCCTGGCTATCGATTTGTTTGCGCAAGGCCGTGCTCTCGGTTTCGAAGCGGGAGTCCGTCAACATCCAGCGGTCGCGATTGATGATGTAGGTTTCGCCGCTTTCGCCGAGGCCACTCCTGTCAGACATCAGCTCGTTCAGCGCGCTTGAAGAGATTTTCGTCGCGATGATGCCGATGAAGTGTTGATTGTCGGTATCGAATACCGGCATCGCCAAAAAAGCCATCGGCAAACCGTCACTGGCCGGATAACGGGTAAAATCGGCAAAGCCGGCCACGCCCGGCACGGGTTTATTCAATAAAGGTGTTATCGCATGGGCCAGTCCGCTGTCTTTCCAGGGGCCTGTGACAAGATTGGTGGCGAAATCCTTTTCTTTCAGCATCGAGTACACCACGTTGCCTTCGGGGTCTATCAGCGCTATGTCGTCCATGTTCTGAAAACGGTGACGATTACGATAGCGCTCGTGGTGTTTTTGATGGAGCCTATCGTAGGCGTCGGGTTTGTCGTTAATTGCAAAACGGTCCCGTTCCTGGCGGGGTAATTCATTACCGGTCACATACCGTTGCTGTAACACAAATTGGGCGTTATCACCCCACTGCCGGAAAGCTTCCGCGAATTCGACCAAAGATTCGCGCGTGCTAGGTGCGCTAGCCATGATGGACAACTGGGCTTCGGTGGAATCCAGATAACGTTGCAGCGCGGTCAATCGAGCCGCTTGCGCCGTGAGCATTTTTTCTTGTGTCGCTGCTTCCAAGGCTTTTTTGGAAACGAATGACGATACGACAAGAACGACGAGGAGCGCCAGAATCGCGGTGGACGCAGTGGTAAGGGACAGCCGGGCTTGAAGTTTCATGATGGACTGAGCACAAGGGGGGATGCGGTCTATGGTAATCAAACTCGCCAGAGCTGGCTAGACATTGTCGGTAATGCTCATTCGACGTCTTGTTGGACCGATTGGCCTTCGAACGTGGTTGCCCGGCTTTCCTTAAATTTTCAAAAGGCTTATAGTGGATTTTTCTTCACGCTGACCCGGGAGGCTGTCATGGCTAACAGTGAAATCGATCAAGTTGCCGTCATCGAGGTTTTGAATAAAATTTTGGAGGCCGAACTGGCGGGCGTCGTGCGTTATACGCATTATGCGTTGATGGTGTTCGGTTATCACCGGATTCCGATAGTGGGGTGGATGCGCGCCCAAGCCAACGAATCCTTGCTGCACGCCAACGAAGCCGGCGAAATGATCACGCAATTGGGTGGCCATCCTTCGCTGGGCATCGGGCCTTTGCTGGAAACCCATCGTCACGACATCGGCGATATCTTGCGTGAATCGCTGGAGCATGAAACTCAGGCCCTGGCCGAATATTATCGTTTGCTGGAACTGGTGAACGGCCGTAATGTGTTGCTGGAGGAATATGCCCGCCGCATGTGCGCATTGGAGGAAACCCATGTCGGCGATGTGCGGAAGATGTTGCTAAAACCAGGGTCGTGAGCCGAAGATTAGGCATTCAGTAAATTTTCTTACCATATCGCGGGAGAACACTATGCACGTCAGTTTGGAACAAGCAGAAAAGGCTATTGCGGCCGCGGTTGCGGAATCGGAAAGGTTGGGTACGCAAATGTGTATCGCGGTGGTCGATTCCGGCGCCGATTTGAAGGCGTTTACCCGAATGAATGGGGCCTGGGTAGGCAGTATCGATATTGCGATCAAAAAAGCCAAGACCGCTTGTTTTTTCGGCATGAACACCGGCCAGATCGGCCAGCTTTCGCAGCCGGGCGGGCCACTTTACGGCATCGAGCATTCCAACCAGGGGCTGATTACCTTTCCGGGCGGCGTGCCGATAGTCGATCAGGACGGCGTACTGATTGGTGCGGTCGGCGTCAGCGGCAGTTCGGTGGAAAACGACCATCAGGTGGCCAAGGCCGCCGCCGAATCCATCGGCCTGTCCGATTTGCCTTCCCATCCCTGGCGCACCTGAACGCCAGCGTCCTGACGCGGAGAGGGGGCGACAGCCTCACCGAGTCGGGCCATGGCTTCCCTGTTGACAAGCTGTCGAGTTCAATGCTTGCCAGTTACTTTGGTTTTCAAATGATCGGTCAACCGTTTCATGGCTGAAGAAGCATCATCGGGGGATAGGTGCACGTTGATCAGGCTGGGCATGGTTTGGTTGTTCAAGGCACATGTCAATGCGCCCTCGAAGGCTTGTTCCGTGTTGGCGTCGTACCCCATCAACGGCCCGAACACTTCACCCAGGCGCTCGAAGCGCCAGGGCGCGATGTCGTTGAAGGGGCCTTCGAGCAAGCAGCGTTCGGTGCTGTAGCCGCTATTGTTGAACACCACTACGATGGGATTCAAGCCCAGGCGGGCTTGGGTCGAAAGCTCCGTGCCGGTCATTTGAAAGGCGCCGTCGCCAACGAGGATCAAGGCGCGACGGTCCGGCCGGGCAACCTGGGCGCCCAGCGCGGCCGGGACGGCGAAACCCATCGTGGTATAAAATCCGGAAGCCAGAAATTCGGTGGGCTGGTGCACGCGCAAATCGATCGCCGCGAACAGGCAGTCGCCGACGTCGCAAACCACGATCATGTCCGGACTCAGCGCCTGATTCAACCGCGCGCTCAACCGCTCCGTCGTGATCGGCCGGCCCGTTTCTGGAAAGTCGACGACTTCAGGCTGGCATGAGGTCAATAAACCCATTTCGTCTGCGCGAGGTTTGACCTCGCGGGTCAAGGCGGCCACAAAATCGGCGAGTGCCACGCGGGGATAGCGGTGGGCACTGATCACCACTTCATTTCCCGCCGCGCGCACCATGGCATGAGGGTCAAGCTTCGCGGTATAGATTCCTGTATCGATTTCATTCAGGGTCATGCCCAGCATCAGCAGCAAATCGGATTGCTCGACCGTGTAGCGCACATTTTCGGAACTCATGGCGCCCTCATAAATGCCGAGATAGGCCGGGTGCCTTTCCGCCATGACCGATTTGCCGGTCAAGGTCGCGGCTATCGGCAAGCCGGAGCGTTCTATCAATTCGGTCAAGGCGCCTTGCAGTCCGCGTCGATGCAATTCCACGCCCGCAATCACGATGGGCGAAACGGCTTTTTCCAGCATTTCCAGCGTTTCGGCAACCGATTCCGACAAAGCCGTATCATCGCTGGTAAAAGGCTCGATCGCTGACGTCGGCATCGGGTAGCCTTCCCGCGTGACGATGTCCCTGGGGATTTCTATATAAACGGGTTTGCAATAACGGCGTGCCGCGGCGATGGCATGATCTATCTGCCGAAAGGCAATCACGGGGTCGTTTAGCACGACCGAGGCGCAACAAATGCGTTCGAAAATTTCGCGTTGGGCGGTAAACGGGCCGAAGCGATGATGAATCAAGGGATCGTTACGCTGCTCACTCACGCCCGGCGCGCCGCTGATGACGATGACTGGCGACGATTCCGCATAGGCTCCGGCAATCGCATTGACGGTATTCAATGCGCCCACCCCATAGGTCACGGCCACCGCGCCGAGGCCGCGACAGCGCGCGTAACCGTCCGCCGCGAAGGCTGCGGTGTCTTCCCGCGTGGTACCGATATGCCGGATGGGGCTTTTGATCAGCAAATCATAAAAACCCAGCACATAATCGCCTGGAATGCCGAATATATGTCCTACGCCCGCCTCATGAAGGCGCTTCAGCAGATACTGCCCGATAGTCTCGTATTTAGCGGTACTCATGGCATGCTTCCCTCCAAACGAAAACCAGATGTCAAGCAAATCAGCGCGATCGCCACGGAAAGACTGGGGCGGCCGCCCAGCTTATTCAAACTAGACAGGAACGATACTGCGCAGCTATCGGTAAAAAGTCAACCGTTTGCATTCAGGACATGTTTCCTGGGTAGCCCGCCCCCCTCCCGCAAGGAAAGGACGGGGCGTTCAAGTTTCGCTGCTGGCCGGCAACGTTTCTTTTTGATCCCATTCGGCTTTGATTGCTTTCAACGGTGTCTTGATTTGCAAAAAACGCTCGGCCATCCGTGGATCGAAATGGTGTCCGGCATTTTTCTCGATATAGGCAAAGGCTTCTTCGGCGGACCAGGCGGCTTTGTAAGGACGTGGCAGGGTGAGGGCGTCGAAGACGTCGGCGATGGCGACGATGCGGGCCGCTTCGGGGATGTCGGTGCCGGACAAGCCGCGAGGATAGCCGCTGCCGTCCCATTTCTCGTGATGATACAAAGCCACTTGCGCCGCCAGTTTGAACACCGGCGCTTCGCTTTTGGAAAGAATGTCGTAACCGATCTGGCAATGCGTGAACATGATTTTCCATTCCTCGGCAGTAAGTTTGTCAGACTTGCACAGGATCGCATTGGGAATGCCGATTTTACCGGTGTCGTGCATCGCCGCGGCCAGTTCCAGCAATTCGACTTCTTGCCGCGGCCAACCCAGGGCTTGGGCCAGCAGCTTGGAATAGGCCGCCATGCGCCAGATATGCACGCCGGTATCGGTGTCGTTGAAATGGCCGGCTTCGCCCAGCATGAAAATCGCTTCCCGGTAGCTTTTTTCCAATTGTTTAGCCTGCACCAAGGATAAATGCGTGCGCACCCTGGCCCTGACGATTTCGGGCACGACCGGTTTGCTCAGATAATCGACGCAACCGGCGCTAAACCCGGCGCTCTCGTTGCCGGTGTCGGACAATACGGAAACGAATATCACCGGAATGTTTTCGGTAAGCGGACTGGCTTTTAGGGTACGGCAGACCTCGTAACCATCGATGTCGGGAAGCTGAATGTCCAACAACACCAGGCTGGGATGATGGCGGTGCGCGGCCGATAAGGCATCTTGACCATTGCGGGCAAAGACCAGGCGGTATTCCGGTTCCAGAATCTGCTGCAGAAGGGCCAAATTGGTTGGCTCGTCATCGACTATCAAAATGGGGTGATTGGGCATGGATTTATCGGGAGCTGGGAGCATTGAAGTGTTCGATCAGGGCTTGGGTCGATGATTCGGCTGCACGAAAATCGTATTCCTGTACCTGGGCAATAATCGAGTCGATTAGATCGCGGCCGGTCAGGGGTTCCAGATACTGTAACTGCTTCCTGACCTCGGTCGGATCATCCTGCTCCAACGCTGTTAGCAATCGCTGCAAGCCTGCCAGAATCACGGCGCGATCGGCGGATGCCGGTTCGCTGCGGTCGGTATGGGCGTCGGTTGCCAGCCAATTTGCCAAACTGCCGGCTACTTCGTCAAGCGCGGATTGCAATTCGCTGGTGGCTTGAACCAGGTCCGCGTCGTCGGCGACGGCTTTTTCCACGACACCGCAGTGGGCGGCGATCGAATTCAGGCACAGATTGCCGGCGGCGCCCTTGATCTTGTGCGCCAATGCGGCAGCGGCGCGACGATGGCCTTGCAGTCCGGCTTCGGCTATTTCATCGCCGGCTTTCCGATATAAACCGACAAAGCGGCAAAGATAGTCTTTATAGGTATTCGGGGCGCCCCACTTGCTCAAGGCCGCGCTGATATCGATGCCGGGCAGGTCGAAATCGCTTGCACGGGGCGACGGGTCGGGAGCGGTGCCGGCAGGCTGATCAAGGGCTGCGAATCTGCTTTGGCAGCCTGTCCAGCGCTGTAACATCGTCATCATTTGCTCGACGTTGAAGGGCTTGGCGATGAAGTCGTTCATGCCGGCCGCCAGCGCCGAATCTTTCAGGGTTTTGAATGCCCCGGCCGTCAAGGCGATGATAGGCAGATGTTGCCATTCGGGGTTGAGGCGGATATGCCGGGTGGCTTCATAACCGTCCATACGCGGCATTTGAACATCCATCAGGATCACGTCCACGGTATCGGCATGTTGCGCCAGCCAATCCAGGGCGGCTTGACCATCGTTGGCCAGGTTGACCAGGGCGCCGTCGGCTTCCAGAATGCGCATGGCGACCTCGCGGTTGAATTCGCTGTCGTCCACTACCAACACCCGCAACCCTGGAATGCGAAGTTGTTTGCCGTGTTCCGGCTTGCTGGCCGGTAGCGATGCCGGATGTTGCCGCTTATTCCACGCCGACGCTACCGCGTTATACAAAGCCGATGGCGTCACGGGTTTGTTCAAGATGCCGTCAGGCATAAGGTTGTCTGTCCGCGTCTTCTCCAGCTCTGCTTTTGGGCGCTTGGTTACCAGCAGCACGATAGGAGGATCGTCGCATTGTGCGTCTTGTGCCACAACGGTTTGCTTGATGCTTGCGACGCTTTCCAGGTCGGCGGTTTCGCTCATGTCGCCATCCAGTAGCAGCAGATCGTAAGAGCGGATTTTATGTTTGCGTTCGGAGGCTTGGGCCAACCCGCTTGCCCCGTCCGCGTGCCAACTCAAGCTCTTGGCCGTCAATATCAGGGCTTCACGGCGATGCTCGTTGTCATCGATCACCAATACCTGCAAATCGCGCGGCTGGAGCGGCACCACGCCGCTCGTCTGTTGACGTTGCAGCGGCAATACAAACCAGAATTCGCTGCCTTCGCCGGCCACACTGTCAACTTCCAATTCGCCGCCCATCAATTGCACCAAGCGCCGAGAGATAGCCAAGCCCAAGCCGGAACCGCCAAAACGCCGGCTGATCGTGGCGTCGGCTTGGCTGAACGCTTGGAAAATTGCGGTTTTTTGCGTTGCGGAAATACCGATGCCGCTGTCCTTTACCGCAAAACGTAGCCGTATTCGATCTTGTTGTTGCTCTATCAGGCGCAGGCGTAATTCGACGTAGCCGGTTTCGGTAAATTTGATCGCATTGTTCAGCAAATTCAGCAAAACCTGTTGCAAGCGCAGGCTGTCGCCGATCACGGCATCCACTTCGGGTTCGGGTACGATGAGCAGTTCCAGCTGCTTTTTGGCGGCGGCATCCGCCATCAATGCCGCGAGACTGTCGAGCAGATCGGATAGGCGAAAAGGCGCGTTTTCCAGTTCCAAGCGACCGGCTTCGATTTTGGAAAAATCCAGAATGTCGTTGATGATGGCCATCAAGGATTGGCCGGCGAGGTGAATTTTGTTTACCAGTTGTTTGCTTTCCTTATCCAGCGGTTTTTGTTCCAACAAATAGCAAAAACCCAGCACGGCGTTCATCGGCGTGCGTATCTCGTGGCTCATGTTGGCCAGGAATTCGCTTTTGACTTTTGCCAGTTGCTCGGCCCGGTCTCGGGCTTGGTTGAACTCCTGGGTACGTTCCGCCACCAGTTTTTCCAGATGCTCCCGATACAGCATGAGCTCCTGCTCCTGTTGTTTACGCTCGGTGACATCCCTATCCAGGCCGCGATAGCCGGCCAAGTTGCCTTGCATATCGAAGATGGGCATGCCGCTGGTCTGTATGATGCGCAGGCTGCCGTCCTTGTGCATGTTCACATTGTCCAAATCGCGAAACGAGGCGCGCCGGGCTGCGATGGCGGCAAATTCGGCGGATTTTGTCAGGGCTTCTTCCGCGGGCATGAGTTCGAAGGGGGTGCGGCCCAGCAATTCCTCTGGTGTATATCCGAGCACCTCGTTCACCGAATCGGATACGAAACTGTAGCGTCCCTCAATATCGACCTCCCAAATCCAGTCGGCGGAAATCTTGGCAACATCCTGAAAGCGTCGTTCGCTCTGCGCCAAGGCTTGCAGCACGTTGATGCTTTGCGTGATGTCCTCGGTAAAGATGGCGATGCCGCCTATGCCATTATCAGGGATACGCCACGGCCTAACCTCCCAACGCTGCCACTGAACTTCGCCATTGGCGAGGACGAAACGATCCTGTTCGGTTTTGATGACTTCGCCGGCCAAGGCGCGGCGATGCACCGATTTCCAAGCATCGCCGATTTCAGGAAAAATCTCATAGTGACAACGGCCCATGATGTTTTGTCCCTGCAGTCCATAATCATCCAGCCAGCGGTTGCTGACGGCCAGATAGCGCATGTTGCGGTCGAGCATGGCCAGCGCGGCGGGCGCATGCTGAATGAATAGGCTCAACTGGGTCTGACTTTCCAGTAAATCATGTTCGATTTTTTTGCGCGCACTGATGTT
Proteins encoded:
- a CDS encoding GlcG/HbpS family heme-binding protein, whose amino-acid sequence is MHVSLEQAEKAIAAAVAESERLGTQMCIAVVDSGADLKAFTRMNGAWVGSIDIAIKKAKTACFFGMNTGQIGQLSQPGGPLYGIEHSNQGLITFPGGVPIVDQDGVLIGAVGVSGSSVENDHQVAKAAAESIGLSDLPSHPWRT
- a CDS encoding HD domain-containing phosphohydrolase, translating into MPNHPILIVDDEPTNLALLQQILEPEYRLVFARNGQDALSAAHRHHPSLVLLDIQLPDIDGYEVCRTLKASPLTENIPVIFVSVLSDTGNESAGFSAGCVDYLSKPVVPEIVRARVRTHLSLVQAKQLEKSYREAIFMLGEAGHFNDTDTGVHIWRMAAYSKLLAQALGWPRQEVELLELAAAMHDTGKIGIPNAILCKSDKLTAEEWKIMFTHCQIGYDILSKSEAPVFKLAAQVALYHHEKWDGSGYPRGLSGTDIPEAARIVAIADVFDALTLPRPYKAAWSAEEAFAYIEKNAGHHFDPRMAERFLQIKTPLKAIKAEWDQKETLPASSET
- a CDS encoding alpha-keto acid decarboxylase family protein, producing MSTAKYETIGQYLLKRLHEAGVGHIFGIPGDYVLGFYDLLIKSPIRHIGTTREDTAAFAADGYARCRGLGAVAVTYGVGALNTVNAIAGAYAESSPVIVISGAPGVSEQRNDPLIHHRFGPFTAQREIFERICCASVVLNDPVIAFRQIDHAIAAARRYCKPVYIEIPRDIVTREGYPMPTSAIEPFTSDDTALSESVAETLEMLEKAVSPIVIAGVELHRRGLQGALTELIERSGLPIAATLTGKSVMAERHPAYLGIYEGAMSSENVRYTVEQSDLLLMLGMTLNEIDTGIYTAKLDPHAMVRAAGNEVVISAHRYPRVALADFVAALTREVKPRADEMGLLTSCQPEVVDFPETGRPITTERLSARLNQALSPDMIVVCDVGDCLFAAIDLRVHQPTEFLASGFYTTMGFAVPAALGAQVARPDRRALILVGDGAFQMTGTELSTQARLGLNPIVVVFNNSGYSTERCLLEGPFNDIAPWRFERLGEVFGPLMGYDANTEQAFEGALTCALNNQTMPSLINVHLSPDDASSAMKRLTDHLKTKVTGKH
- a CDS encoding response regulator: MKLQARLSLTTASTAILALLVVLVVSSFVSKKALEAATQEKMLTAQAARLTALQRYLDSTEAQLSIMASAPSTRESLVEFAEAFRQWGDNAQFVLQQRYVTGNELPRQERDRFAINDKPDAYDRLHQKHHERYRNRHRFQNMDDIALIDPEGNVVYSMLKEKDFATNLVTGPWKDSGLAHAITPLLNKPVPGVAGFADFTRYPASDGLPMAFLAMPVFDTDNQHFIGIIATKISSSALNELMSDRSGLGESGETYIINRDRWMLTDSRFETESTALRKQIDSQAVRHVVLGEEGTILTPDYRGVPSYVLYKAVSPFPNALGEKALWGVMVKTDQAEALHGLTIQSRVLMFVGGLLAILAALFSAWGARAVARPIVAIQGALSKLAHGEEAQVPGLDRRDEIGSMAQAAEGFRQMSLQIERSHWLNEHLAGLTNLVSSQFSMKDVPEAILKYLCDSLEIPVAALYFRNAEKVYSRVGIHGLARRSQVEDHFALGTGLVGQCARDRQPVILSPVPEGLAVISAGLGEFSPHELVLYPIPHKEEVLGVLELATLHSLTPYQHEFLTAAANGLGLHLANLQAAEHNLALLNETRQQAEVMAEQRQRIEKASRYARSLIEAALDPLVTISTEGRIMDVNSATEKVTGVSREQLIGSDFCNYFTEPDQARKGYQQAFSEGSVLDYPLALRHASGKITDVLYNASVYYDADGKVAGVFAAARDVTEVKQQQEALRKNNEEMKAQRQRIEEASRYARSLLEACLDPLVTISAEGRIMDVNSATEKVTGVTREHLIGSDFCNYFTEPEQARIGYQQVFSQGLVTDYPLAIRHMSGKVTDVLYNASVYYDANGKVAGVFAAARDVTEVKQQQEALRQNNEEMKAMTEELKAQNEEFRANQEELRAQQEEMQHKNQLLEAQRRELEQARQEAEAKARELGLANQYKSDFLANMSHELRTPLNSILILAKNLSENDEGNLTDDQVESAAVISESGTHLLTLINDILDLSKIEAGRFELFSEDFPLDEVMAYLRRTFMPLAERKNIGFDIEVDTTAPEAIHGDRQRITQVLTNLLSNAIKFTDSGQVKIAARGEADHLRFDITDTGIGIPDDKLESIFGVFQQVDGGTSRKYGGSGLGLAISKRLTELMGGSIGVVSAPGRGSTFSVKIPLMHTTEQGVKPVKATEKPKPIIGMPRRTGAPVLVVEDDSRLVSILQRLIDTLGFPVATVESGEKALEFIQHTRPAGLLLDLGLPGMHGMEVLRRLKAEPSTADIPVFIMSGAQDTGEAKTLGALGFLKKPVTKDSIAAAIRTMLEQAAANTPRRTVLMVEDNAADILALQTLFRHDGVEIEAIQTGKEALEWLTHNQADAIILDLQLPDISGFDWLQQLGGIAHPPIVVYSARELSSEELFQLRKHADAVVTKGNNNERLRQEVLRLLSPPSLLVQPHAAPSPIPPISGDSRRLLLVDDDVRNLFALAKVLRQKGFKVDVVPSGAKALELLQQQSFDAVLCDIMMPEMDGYALMGHIRALGYGDLPLIAVTAKAMPGDVELCMQAGANDYIPKPVDINKLLEVLSRWL
- a CDS encoding PAS domain S-box protein, with product MSNDDVYYSPGWKALLGYAADELSPDKQEWPSRVHPDDLPMVMQTIQRYFQGETQNYQAEYRMRHRSNEYLWVLAAGKVIERDPDGQPKRMIGTQQNISARKKIEHDLLESQTQLSLFIQHAPAALAMLDRNMRYLAVSNRWLDDYGLQGQNIMGRCHYEIFPEIGDAWKSVHRRALAGEVIKTEQDRFVLANGEVQWQRWEVRPWRIPDNGIGGIAIFTEDITQSINVLQALAQSERRFQDVAKISADWIWEVDIEGRYSFVSDSVNEVLGYTPEELLGRTPFELMPAEEALTKSAEFAAIAARRASFRDLDNVNMHKDGSLRIIQTSGMPIFDMQGNLAGYRGLDRDVTERKQQEQELMLYREHLEKLVAERTQEFNQARDRAEQLAKVKSEFLANMSHEIRTPMNAVLGFCYLLEQKPLDKESKQLVNKIHLAGQSLMAIINDILDFSKIEAGRLELENAPFRLSDLLDSLAALMADAAAKKQLELLIVPEPEVDAVIGDSLRLQQVLLNLLNNAIKFTETGYVELRLRLIEQQQDRIRLRFAVKDSGIGISATQKTAIFQAFSQADATISRRFGGSGLGLAISRRLVQLMGGELEVDSVAGEGSEFWFVLPLQRQQTSGVVPLQPRDLQVLVIDDNEHRREALILTAKSLSWHADGASGLAQASERKHKIRSYDLLLLDGDMSETADLESVASIKQTVVAQDAQCDDPPIVLLVTKRPKAELEKTRTDNLMPDGILNKPVTPSALYNAVASAWNKRQHPASLPASKPEHGKQLRIPGLRVLVVDDSEFNREVAMRILEADGALVNLANDGQAALDWLAQHADTVDVILMDVQMPRMDGYEATRHIRLNPEWQHLPIIALTAGAFKTLKDSALAAGMNDFIAKPFNVEQMMTMLQRWTGCQSRFAALDQPAGTAPDPSPRASDFDLPGIDISAALSKWGAPNTYKDYLCRFVGLYRKAGDEIAEAGLQGHRRAAAALAHKIKGAAGNLCLNSIAAHCGVVEKAVADDADLVQATSELQSALDEVAGSLANWLATDAHTDRSEPASADRAVILAGLQRLLTALEQDDPTEVRKQLQYLEPLTGRDLIDSIIAQVQEYDFRAAESSTQALIEHFNAPSSR
- a CDS encoding ferritin-like domain-containing protein, whose translation is MANSEIDQVAVIEVLNKILEAELAGVVRYTHYALMVFGYHRIPIVGWMRAQANESLLHANEAGEMITQLGGHPSLGIGPLLETHRHDIGDILRESLEHETQALAEYYRLLELVNGRNVLLEEYARRMCALEETHVGDVRKMLLKPGS